The Bacillus sp. Y1 genome has a window encoding:
- the nikC gene encoding nickel transporter permease has product MTGLSISLPRAKKHRFQALTALLCVVFFSAVFIYTFLYLRHDPTLTDLDRRLLGMSLQHPLGTDQLGRDVLTRVLLGGQQTLGYSFLALMVALVIGVPFGIISGYNRGLVDRVFMRIGDAFLAFPDTIVAIVLSGLMGPGIGNLVLAIVLVKWVSYARLVRSTVLSESQKDYVLIARINGLSSRKIMSKHLLPHVVGHVLVLASLDLGKIILLISAFSYIGLGAQPPMPEWGAMLNDSRPYFGSRPELMIYPGLAIVSVVLLTNMLGDYLRDRFDVKKEVRQ; this is encoded by the coding sequence ATGACTGGGTTGTCCATAAGTTTGCCGAGGGCGAAAAAACACAGATTCCAAGCATTAACAGCCTTGTTATGTGTCGTCTTTTTTTCGGCAGTGTTCATTTATACTTTTTTATATTTACGGCATGATCCAACATTAACCGATCTCGATCGACGTCTTCTTGGAATGAGCTTACAGCATCCACTCGGAACCGATCAACTCGGTCGGGATGTGTTGACAAGGGTTTTATTAGGTGGTCAACAGACCCTAGGGTATAGCTTTCTAGCATTGATGGTAGCACTTGTCATTGGCGTTCCTTTTGGCATTATCTCTGGATATAATAGAGGACTCGTTGACCGAGTGTTTATGAGAATTGGGGATGCGTTTTTAGCTTTTCCAGATACCATTGTAGCGATTGTTCTAAGTGGGTTAATGGGGCCAGGGATCGGTAATTTAGTGCTAGCGATTGTGTTGGTCAAATGGGTAAGCTATGCTCGTCTGGTTCGTAGCACTGTATTATCAGAATCCCAAAAGGATTATGTGTTAATTGCTCGGATCAACGGACTATCATCAAGAAAAATTATGAGTAAGCATTTACTTCCACATGTAGTAGGACATGTTCTTGTTCTCGCAAGTCTTGACCTTGGGAAAATTATTTTGCTTATTTCTGCCTTTTCCTATATTGGACTGGGTGCGCAGCCTCCCATGCCTGAATGGGGAGCCATGTTAAATGACTCACGACCTTATTTTGGGTCTAGACCAGAATTAATGATCTATCCTGGTTTAGCGATTGTAAGTGTTGTGTTACTAACCAATATGCTGGGCGATTATTTACGGGATCGTTTTGATGTAAAGAAAGAGGTACGGCAATGA
- a CDS encoding transporter associated domain-containing protein encodes MPEEVETEPQIIERNETSWLADGLVSFDAFIRYFDLEDIPIQSSSKTFHTLGGFITNQIGDIPSVKDIVQVKDLQLEVVDMDQYRVDKVMISKVEVKEIVQ; translated from the coding sequence ATGCCTGAAGAAGTTGAAACTGAACCTCAAATTATTGAAAGAAATGAAACTTCATGGTTAGCAGATGGACTTGTATCATTTGATGCGTTTATAAGATATTTTGATTTAGAAGATATACCAATCCAGTCGAGTAGCAAAACCTTTCACACGTTAGGTGGTTTTATTACGAATCAAATCGGGGATATACCTTCTGTCAAAGATATTGTACAAGTCAAGGATTTGCAGTTAGAAGTAGTAGACATGGATCAGTATAGAGTAGATAAAGTAATGATTTCAAAGGTGGAAGTTAAAGAGATCGTACAATAA
- a CDS encoding phosphotransferase, protein MKKYLSYIEEIVPLYFPIEKWEIVPGPSGENNTTLFILANDEKHVLRIYETHQDEEKVHFEHAVLLALKERTLSLSIPVPIRTKDGQTIVKTGSGFLAVLFRFIDGTNPALEDFEQIYSFGMAAGQLTAELAKASVNQLPVYRPYYDMDHTHPRCSLDQIKDFSLKPSEDFVELAQELLIIYKQLISFQDRVPFLKRLPHQLVHGDLNASNILSAGEGKISAILDFEFVTHDLRVMEVAVSISDFIDDEEDETIIFKKISAFLTGYGSRIKLIEEEIHALPLLIQLRSLDVFIHFLGRYWDGVDSIDTVKKYIRKAARRVSWILNHQEKFIKFSD, encoded by the coding sequence ATGAAAAAATATTTATCCTATATTGAAGAAATAGTCCCTTTGTACTTTCCAATTGAAAAATGGGAGATTGTTCCCGGGCCAAGTGGGGAAAACAATACAACCCTATTTATTCTGGCAAACGATGAGAAACATGTACTGAGAATTTACGAAACACATCAAGATGAAGAGAAGGTACACTTTGAACATGCTGTATTACTAGCATTAAAAGAACGGACTCTTTCCTTATCCATACCAGTACCGATAAGAACAAAAGATGGGCAAACCATTGTCAAAACGGGGTCCGGATTTCTTGCAGTATTGTTTAGATTTATCGATGGGACGAATCCTGCCCTAGAGGACTTTGAACAAATCTATTCATTTGGTATGGCGGCTGGTCAACTTACTGCAGAACTTGCCAAGGCCAGTGTAAATCAACTTCCGGTATATAGACCGTATTATGACATGGATCATACGCACCCAAGATGTTCTTTGGATCAGATTAAAGATTTTTCCCTAAAACCATCTGAGGACTTTGTGGAATTAGCTCAAGAATTATTGATAATCTACAAACAACTCATTTCATTTCAAGATAGAGTCCCATTTTTAAAAAGACTTCCTCACCAGCTCGTCCATGGAGATTTAAATGCTTCCAACATTCTTTCGGCTGGGGAAGGGAAGATTTCCGCCATTCTTGATTTTGAATTTGTTACCCATGATTTGCGAGTCATGGAAGTTGCGGTTTCTATTTCCGATTTTATAGATGATGAAGAGGATGAGACCATTATTTTTAAAAAGATTTCTGCGTTTCTAACGGGATATGGCAGTAGAATTAAGCTGATAGAAGAAGAAATTCATGCCCTTCCTCTTCTCATTCAGCTTCGGAGTTTAGATGTGTTTATCCATTTTCTTGGCCGTTATTGGGACGGGGTGGACTCGATTGATACGGTCAAAAAGTATATTCGTAAGGCTGCACGAAGAGTTTCATGGATTTTAAACCATCAAGAAAAGTTCATCAAATTCAGTGATTAA
- a CDS encoding FAD-dependent oxidoreductase: MFDWLVIGGGIHGCTISTYLIKHRKVQSEKLCIIDPHSEPMARWKRNTARISMQYLRSPFVHHIDVHPFSLQQFGKITEDHNQFYGMYKRPSLQLFNEHSDKVIFETNLTNSWHRGLVTNVQKVTDFWEVTTEKGEIIRSKKVIIAISVNEQLLIPDWAEELAVESPNRVHHIFDDNLGDLTEMRAPIAIIGGGITAAHLAIKMAKEYPGKVTLIKRHPFRLHDFDSDPGWLGLKRQGPYRKVKDYTIRREQIKEARLKGSVPRDVLHKIKRLEMEHKLRVVDGEVNSYITEQEYLRLNVNSLSIKVRNVLLATGFLPTRPGEWVEKLIEAENLSCANCGYPIVNNHLEWCPHLYVMGPLAELEIGPIARNVSGARQAAERIVSSL; the protein is encoded by the coding sequence ATGTTTGATTGGTTAGTTATTGGGGGAGGGATTCATGGCTGTACGATCTCAACCTATCTAATTAAACATAGGAAAGTTCAAAGTGAGAAACTATGTATAATTGATCCGCATTCCGAGCCGATGGCCAGATGGAAACGAAATACGGCAAGAATATCCATGCAATATCTCCGTTCTCCGTTCGTTCATCACATTGATGTCCATCCTTTTAGTTTGCAGCAGTTTGGCAAAATAACCGAAGATCATAACCAATTTTATGGCATGTATAAACGCCCGTCGCTCCAATTATTTAATGAACATAGTGATAAAGTAATATTCGAAACAAACTTAACAAATAGTTGGCATAGAGGTTTAGTTACAAATGTTCAAAAAGTAACGGACTTTTGGGAAGTGACTACCGAAAAAGGAGAAATAATCAGGTCGAAAAAAGTAATCATTGCTATTAGTGTGAATGAGCAACTATTGATACCTGATTGGGCAGAAGAACTTGCTGTCGAGTCTCCAAATCGAGTACACCATATATTTGATGATAATCTTGGTGATCTAACGGAGATGAGAGCACCAATTGCTATTATTGGTGGAGGGATTACTGCAGCACATCTTGCCATTAAAATGGCAAAAGAATACCCAGGGAAAGTGACTTTGATAAAACGTCATCCATTTCGGCTACACGACTTTGATAGTGATCCTGGGTGGTTAGGATTAAAACGACAGGGACCATATCGTAAGGTGAAAGATTATACCATTCGTCGAGAACAAATTAAAGAAGCTAGATTAAAAGGTTCCGTTCCTAGGGATGTACTACATAAAATAAAGAGATTAGAGATGGAGCATAAGCTACGTGTTGTTGACGGTGAGGTAAACTCTTATATTACCGAACAGGAGTATCTAAGGCTTAACGTAAACTCTCTTTCAATTAAAGTTCGAAATGTATTACTAGCAACAGGTTTTTTACCAACAAGACCTGGAGAATGGGTAGAAAAACTGATTGAAGCAGAAAATTTAAGTTGTGCGAATTGTGGCTACCCAATTGTAAATAATCACCTCGAGTGGTGTCCTCATTTGTATGTCATGGGGCCGTTAGCAGAGTTGGAGATAGGACCAATTGCTAGAAATGTTTCTGGTGCTAGACAGGCAGCCGAGAGAATTGTGAGTAGCTTATAG
- a CDS encoding GTP-binding protein codes for MMRKVPVTVLSGYLGSGKTTLLNHVLQNKENLKVAVIVNDMSEVNIDASMVKKGVFSRTDEKLVEMQNGCICCTLREDLIVEVERLVKAGDIDYILIESSGISEPVPVAQTFSYFDEDLGINLSEYCQLDTMVTVVDANRFWHDFASGESLLDRKQANDETDTREVVDLLIDQIEFANVLILNKIDLVDRESIEELKAVLQKLNPEANIVESAHSVVALSNILNTGLFNFDKASQAAGWIKELNEEHTPETEEYGISSFVYRRRKPFHPERWKQWLEIWPVEIVRAKGFFWLATRNNMTGLLSQAGPSIIFQGAGEWIAAASKQEQARILEEEPELQERWDQVFGDRMNELVFIGIDFNQEELIESLDACLLTEEEMVQDWNKLSDPLPPFLVEERTV; via the coding sequence ATGATGAGAAAGGTACCAGTAACTGTTTTAAGTGGGTATTTAGGTTCGGGGAAGACGACATTATTAAATCACGTATTACAAAACAAAGAAAATTTAAAGGTTGCTGTCATTGTTAACGATATGAGTGAAGTAAATATTGATGCCTCGATGGTGAAAAAAGGTGTTTTTAGCCGTACAGATGAAAAGCTCGTTGAAATGCAGAATGGCTGTATTTGCTGTACACTGCGCGAAGATTTAATAGTGGAAGTGGAGCGACTTGTTAAAGCAGGAGACATTGATTACATCTTAATTGAATCATCGGGTATCTCTGAGCCTGTGCCAGTTGCGCAAACGTTTAGTTATTTTGATGAAGACCTGGGAATCAACCTGTCTGAGTATTGTCAACTTGATACGATGGTAACAGTGGTGGATGCGAATCGTTTTTGGCATGATTTTGCGTCAGGAGAAAGTCTTCTTGATAGAAAACAGGCCAATGACGAAACTGATACACGGGAAGTGGTCGATCTTCTTATTGACCAGATAGAATTTGCGAATGTTCTAATTTTAAATAAAATTGATTTAGTCGATCGAGAAAGTATTGAGGAACTCAAAGCTGTGCTTCAAAAATTAAATCCTGAAGCGAACATTGTTGAAAGTGCACATTCGGTTGTTGCTTTATCGAACATCTTAAATACTGGACTTTTTAATTTTGACAAAGCCAGTCAAGCGGCTGGTTGGATTAAGGAATTAAATGAAGAGCATACACCAGAGACAGAGGAGTACGGAATCTCTTCCTTTGTCTATCGTAGAAGAAAGCCGTTCCATCCAGAAAGATGGAAGCAATGGTTAGAAATCTGGCCCGTAGAGATTGTACGTGCAAAGGGGTTCTTCTGGTTAGCGACTCGAAACAATATGACAGGTTTACTCTCGCAGGCTGGTCCCTCAATTATCTTTCAAGGAGCAGGAGAATGGATTGCTGCAGCTTCTAAGCAAGAACAAGCGAGAATCCTTGAGGAAGAGCCAGAATTACAGGAGCGTTGGGATCAGGTATTTGGTGACAGAATGAATGAACTTGTTTTCATCGGCATAGATTTTAACCAAGAAGAACTGATAGAGAGCCTAGATGCCTGTTTATTAACAGAAGAGGAAATGGTTCAAGATTGGAACAAGCTGAGTGACCCACTGCCACCTTTTCTTGTGGAAGAACGAACGGTATGA
- the rpsN gene encoding 30S ribosomal protein S14 — protein MAKKSKIAKELKRQKLVDQYAERRRELKEKGDYEALSQLPRDSAPSRLHNRCLVTGRPRGYLRKFKMSRIAFRELAHKGQIPGVKKSSW, from the coding sequence ATGGCGAAGAAGTCGAAAATTGCAAAAGAACTTAAAAGACAAAAACTCGTGGATCAATATGCAGAAAGAAGAAGAGAGTTAAAAGAAAAAGGGGATTATGAAGCGTTAAGTCAGCTTCCACGTGATTCAGCTCCATCCCGACTTCACAATCGCTGTCTAGTAACCGGTCGACCAAGAGGATATTTAAGAAAGTTTAAGATGTCACGTATTGCCTTTCGTGAGCTTGCCCATAAGGGTCAGATTCCTGGTGTAAAGAAATCCAGCTGGTAA
- a CDS encoding metal ABC transporter solute-binding protein, Zn/Mn family — MKKKTFSLMAVLMIVFTLAACNSATQTESDGENTSDKLKIYTTIYPMQYFTERIGGDYVITENLVPPGADAHSVEVTTKTKRNPLF; from the coding sequence TTGAAGAAAAAAACATTTTCACTTATGGCTGTTCTAATGATTGTATTCACATTGGCAGCTTGTAACAGTGCCACTCAAACAGAAAGTGATGGCGAGAACACGAGTGACAAACTCAAAATCTATACAACTATTTATCCGATGCAATATTTTACCGAGAGAATCGGTGGAGATTATGTGATAACAGAAAATCTAGTACCTCCAGGTGCAGATGCCCATAGTGTCGAAGTTACGACAAAAACTAAAAGAAACCCTCTATTCTAG
- the nikB gene encoding nickel ABC transporter permease, which produces MIQIITRKFFEVLVFVLFITFVSFLFVRMAPGDPVLTILNVDELSVSQEQVEELREDMGFNKPLLVQYGLWLMNFIQFDFGLSYATGQPVLDMILMGLPATIELSVGALFVMLLVSIPLGSLSALYRNSWIDQISRVLSILGAAIPSFWLGLIFIDLFGARLNILPTMGRDGLISLILPSLTLGLAISSVYVRLLRSSLLDSLSQEFIRAARARGLSETRIFFAHAFRHSLPPVITVFGVSLGSLIGGVVVIEVLFAYPGIGKMVVDAIRQRDYPLIQGYILIMAIIVFLVNTCVDISYRYLNPEMKLKERETN; this is translated from the coding sequence ATGATCCAAATCATCACAAGGAAATTCTTTGAAGTATTAGTTTTTGTACTATTTATTACATTTGTTAGCTTTTTGTTTGTTCGAATGGCACCTGGCGATCCTGTATTGACGATTTTGAATGTCGATGAGCTATCCGTTAGTCAGGAGCAAGTAGAAGAGCTAAGAGAGGATATGGGGTTTAACAAACCATTACTCGTTCAATATGGATTATGGCTAATGAATTTTATTCAGTTTGATTTTGGGTTGTCCTATGCTACAGGGCAACCCGTATTGGATATGATTCTCATGGGGTTACCTGCCACCATCGAATTATCGGTTGGTGCATTGTTCGTCATGTTACTGGTATCCATCCCTCTAGGCTCCTTGTCTGCTCTTTATCGAAATAGCTGGATCGATCAAATCAGTAGAGTCTTATCCATTCTAGGTGCGGCTATTCCAAGTTTTTGGCTTGGTCTCATATTTATTGATCTATTCGGTGCGCGTCTAAATATCCTTCCGACCATGGGAAGAGATGGGTTGATCTCATTGATCTTGCCATCATTGACCCTTGGTCTTGCTATTTCAAGTGTATACGTACGTTTGCTTCGCTCTAGCTTGCTAGATTCTTTAAGCCAGGAATTTATTCGAGCAGCTAGAGCTCGAGGATTATCAGAAACGCGGATTTTTTTCGCCCATGCATTTCGACACAGCCTGCCTCCTGTAATCACGGTATTTGGTGTTAGTTTAGGCAGCTTAATCGGCGGTGTTGTGGTCATTGAAGTATTATTTGCGTATCCAGGGATAGGGAAGATGGTCGTTGATGCCATCCGTCAACGTGATTATCCACTTATTCAAGGATATATTTTAATCATGGCCATCATTGTTTTCTTAGTAAATACTTGTGTGGATATTTCCTACCGATATTTAAATCCTGAAATGAAACTGAAAGAAAGGGAGACGAATTAA
- the nikA gene encoding nickel ABC transporter substrate-binding protein translates to MSIRNWFKKQNYIKARLLKLAILLVGGIFLSACSNSTGSTENKEKDKHISFLYNFSTNSLDPHVDSSYVPLRAGITETLVRLDEENLTIAPWLAETWEGEDGQHWTIHLRQDVTFHNGKKMDAVAVKASLDRALQESVAIQNALKIDTIEAEGYTIKISLKEVFPEFVSELVNPNVSIIDVTEKDIVNKPIGTGPFALESFTAGSKLEVKRYDEYWDGASNLDSVTFAFNEDANARSLALKSGQVDIVYRPEVESLESLRAQEGIKVESTSTFRVHQMTMNMERKSLQDVNVRRAVDAMIDRQKIVDTILLGYGEPAVGPFLPSLPFAPSYEKSESATAVKYLEDAGYSLVDGKMQKDGEPLTFTLLTYSARADLPLIAQVFQSDAKRIGIDVEIRQIDTPEEYMASNRDWDLATYSNLTAPRGDAGYYLNATYHPTGALNFSGAEEPELTAIIDQLNQTVSQEERAALAEQAADYVHNNVINSFVLHPSTIVAYDENKVKNWVTTRSEYYMITNELDVK, encoded by the coding sequence ATGAGTATTAGAAATTGGTTTAAGAAACAAAATTACATAAAAGCTAGATTGTTAAAATTGGCTATTCTTTTGGTAGGAGGCATCTTTTTAAGTGCTTGTTCAAATTCTACAGGGAGTACAGAAAACAAAGAAAAAGATAAGCATATAAGCTTTCTATACAATTTCTCTACGAATTCTCTAGATCCTCATGTCGATTCAAGCTATGTTCCATTAAGAGCAGGAATCACTGAGACGTTAGTTCGTTTAGACGAAGAAAACTTAACCATTGCCCCATGGCTGGCAGAAACCTGGGAAGGGGAAGATGGACAACATTGGACGATTCATCTACGTCAGGATGTAACGTTCCATAATGGCAAAAAGATGGATGCGGTAGCGGTAAAAGCATCGCTTGATCGAGCGTTACAGGAAAGTGTCGCTATTCAAAATGCGTTAAAAATCGATACGATTGAAGCGGAAGGATATACGATAAAGATCTCTTTGAAAGAAGTTTTTCCAGAATTCGTTTCTGAACTCGTGAATCCAAATGTCTCCATCATCGACGTAACCGAGAAGGATATTGTTAATAAACCAATCGGTACAGGGCCATTTGCTCTTGAATCCTTTACAGCAGGAAGCAAGCTTGAGGTAAAGCGCTATGATGAGTATTGGGATGGAGCTTCTAATCTTGATTCTGTGACATTTGCTTTTAATGAGGATGCAAATGCTCGTTCCCTTGCTTTGAAGTCTGGACAAGTGGATATTGTGTATCGTCCAGAGGTAGAAAGTTTAGAGTCGTTACGTGCTCAAGAGGGAATCAAGGTGGAATCCACATCCACCTTCCGTGTGCATCAAATGACGATGAATATGGAACGTAAAAGTTTACAGGATGTGAATGTACGTCGTGCGGTTGATGCAATGATTGACCGCCAAAAGATTGTGGATACCATTCTTCTAGGATATGGGGAACCGGCAGTTGGACCGTTTTTACCATCCTTGCCATTTGCTCCATCGTATGAGAAAAGCGAATCGGCTACAGCTGTTAAGTATTTAGAGGACGCAGGATATTCACTTGTAGATGGAAAAATGCAAAAAGATGGAGAACCACTAACCTTTACCTTATTAACCTATAGTGCGAGAGCAGACTTGCCATTAATTGCTCAAGTCTTCCAATCAGATGCGAAACGAATTGGAATTGACGTGGAAATTCGCCAAATCGATACCCCTGAGGAATACATGGCGTCAAACCGTGATTGGGATTTAGCCACCTATAGTAATTTAACAGCTCCTCGTGGGGATGCTGGCTACTACTTAAATGCCACCTATCACCCAACGGGCGCTCTTAACTTTAGTGGGGCAGAAGAGCCTGAACTGACGGCCATCATTGATCAACTGAATCAAACCGTCAGTCAAGAAGAACGAGCGGCACTTGCGGAGCAAGCGGCGGACTATGTCCATAACAATGTCATCAATTCCTTTGTTTTGCATCCATCTACCATTGTTGCTTATGACGAAAACAAAGTTAAAAATTGGGTAACGACACGAAGTGAATACTATATGATCACAAACGAGTTGGATGTGAAGTAA
- a CDS encoding glycoside hydrolase family 32 protein yields the protein MNRLQKANDYIKENKHKTNNRPLFHFSPEIGWLNDPNGFSFYKGKYQLFYQYYPYDIVWNDMHWGHATTNDFVNWEYLPVAMANDKAYDANGCFSGSAIEKDGKLYLIYTGHIDPNLGFDKDESQIAERQCVAVSEDGIHFEKSTLNPVIGEKELPEGYLICDFRDPKVLERDGVYYCVLAVRNAKRRGEIIMFQSKDLLQWSFHSSIFQMSFEENTLLECPDLFHLDGKDVLIFSEMPCDPEFDGEVEKKTSYVIGHMDFENGAFTPEAKGLLDYSTFYAPQTTDGQNGERLLIGWMHRWTKATPPKEYGYNGMMSLPRKLHIKNNTLIQQAYIKHDDYFTPVAVHEHVSLNEDLHIESGRTGYLSLSLLSQSESFVVELNKEDKTATRVSVDPSSNSVVITSDYGDCEPITVHDCFNSEENTLEFYVDLHSVEIFVNKGEKVVTFTAYEKEKGTSIVLSGKGAQLKEVRYEAFSS from the coding sequence ATGAATCGACTACAAAAAGCAAACGACTATATCAAAGAAAACAAACATAAAACAAATAACCGTCCCCTTTTTCATTTTTCACCAGAAATCGGATGGCTGAATGACCCGAATGGCTTTTCCTTTTACAAAGGGAAATATCAGCTCTTTTATCAGTATTACCCGTATGACATTGTATGGAATGACATGCATTGGGGTCATGCAACAACAAATGATTTTGTCAATTGGGAGTACCTTCCCGTAGCGATGGCCAATGACAAAGCGTATGATGCAAACGGATGCTTTTCTGGAAGTGCGATTGAAAAGGATGGGAAGCTCTATCTCATTTATACAGGTCATATTGATCCTAACTTAGGGTTTGATAAAGATGAATCACAAATTGCTGAACGTCAGTGTGTTGCAGTGTCAGAGGATGGTATCCATTTCGAGAAATCCACATTAAATCCAGTGATTGGGGAAAAAGAATTGCCAGAAGGGTATCTCATTTGTGATTTCAGAGACCCAAAAGTGTTAGAGCGTGACGGGGTATACTACTGTGTTTTAGCGGTAAGAAACGCGAAACGTCGTGGTGAAATCATCATGTTCCAATCAAAAGATTTACTTCAGTGGAGCTTTCATTCTTCAATATTCCAAATGTCATTTGAAGAAAATACGTTACTAGAATGTCCAGATCTCTTCCACTTAGACGGAAAAGATGTGCTAATTTTCTCAGAAATGCCATGCGACCCTGAATTTGACGGAGAAGTAGAGAAAAAGACGTCTTATGTGATTGGACACATGGATTTTGAAAACGGAGCATTCACTCCTGAGGCAAAGGGCTTGCTAGATTATTCAACGTTTTACGCACCTCAAACAACGGACGGTCAAAACGGAGAGAGACTTTTAATTGGATGGATGCATCGTTGGACAAAAGCAACACCACCAAAAGAGTACGGTTATAACGGCATGATGAGTTTACCAAGAAAGTTACACATCAAAAACAACACATTGATTCAACAAGCTTATATTAAACATGACGATTATTTCACACCCGTTGCTGTTCATGAACATGTTTCATTAAATGAGGACTTGCACATTGAAAGCGGAAGAACAGGATATTTATCCCTATCACTATTATCTCAGAGTGAATCGTTTGTAGTTGAATTAAACAAGGAAGATAAAACAGCAACACGAGTGAGTGTGGATCCATCTTCCAATTCTGTTGTGATTACTTCTGATTATGGAGATTGTGAACCAATTACCGTACATGACTGCTTTAACAGCGAAGAAAACACATTAGAATTTTATGTGGATCTTCATTCAGTTGAAATCTTTGTGAATAAGGGAGAAAAAGTCGTAACATTTACAGCATATGAAAAAGAAAAAGGAACAAGCATTGTCCTTTCAGGAAAAGGTGCCCAATTAAAAGAAGTTCGTTATGAGGCGTTTAGTTCTTAA
- a CDS encoding carbohydrate ABC transporter permease produces the protein MKIVKKTLFYLLASILALQFLLPLIWMILSSFKIDEVIYKDMGTIFAFVPRFSDLSFDSYVELLSFYNIFKNVGNSLIYASVTVVVGLTINSLAGYALARFKFPFKDWILIFIIALMIVPIEATILPLFLVVNEMGLINTIPGYLLPFIINVMNIFLFRQHFLSFPGELIESGKIDGLSEVGCFFRIVMPSSLNMYITVGILTFLASWNDFLWPVMALSNADLMPIQVALNAVFADTYNIFTSHMMAALTIVTIPIVILYIIFQKYIVEGSMQSGIK, from the coding sequence ATGAAAATTGTAAAGAAAACCTTGTTTTATCTCTTGGCCTCTATTTTGGCCTTACAATTTTTACTTCCTCTTATTTGGATGATTCTTTCTTCATTTAAAATCGATGAAGTGATTTACAAAGATATGGGTACAATCTTTGCCTTTGTTCCAAGATTTTCTGATCTTTCGTTTGATTCTTATGTGGAGTTATTAAGTTTTTATAACATCTTTAAGAACGTTGGAAATAGTTTGATTTATGCATCCGTTACAGTGGTTGTAGGATTAACCATCAATTCATTGGCAGGATATGCTCTTGCAAGGTTTAAATTTCCATTTAAGGATTGGATTTTAATTTTTATTATCGCACTTATGATTGTGCCAATTGAAGCAACTATTCTTCCATTGTTTTTAGTGGTAAATGAGATGGGATTAATCAACACGATTCCAGGTTATTTGCTGCCATTTATCATTAATGTGATGAACATATTCTTATTCAGACAACATTTCTTATCCTTCCCTGGTGAATTGATAGAATCAGGAAAAATCGACGGACTAAGTGAAGTAGGATGTTTCTTCCGAATCGTCATGCCGTCAAGCTTAAATATGTATATTACAGTTGGAATTTTAACGTTCTTAGCATCATGGAATGATTTTTTATGGCCGGTTATGGCGTTATCAAACGCAGATTTGATGCCAATTCAAGTTGCCCTTAATGCGGTTTTTGCAGACACGTATAACATTTTCACAAGTCACATGATGGCAGCACTAACAATCGTAACGATTCCAATTGTTATTCTTTATATCATTTTCCAAAAATACATTGTGGAAGGTTCCATGCAAAGTGGAATTAAATAG